A window from Primulina eburnea isolate SZY01 chromosome 2, ASM2296580v1, whole genome shotgun sequence encodes these proteins:
- the LOC140823222 gene encoding protein argonaute 4-like, whose translation MDASEKTGNGASEELPPPPPVPPNVIPLKAESEQVKKALLVPMARRGMGSRGNKVPVLTNHFQVKVNSPDGYFFHYSVALFYEDGRPVEGKGIGRKVLDRVQETYDSELAGKQFAYDGEKTLFTVGPLPRNKLEFTVVLEDATSNRNNGNASPGRHDSPNESDRKRMRRPYHSKTMKVEISFAAKIPIQAIANALRGQESENSQEALRVLDIILRQHAAKQGCLLVRQSFFHNDTNNFTDVGGGVLGCRGFHSSFRATQSGLSLNIDVSTTMIVRPGPVVDFLIANQNVKDPYSIDWVKAKRVLKNLRIRASPTNQEFKITGLSEKPCKDQTFTLKQKGKHGDGECETVEVTVYDYFVNQRNMDLRYSADLPCINVGKPKRPTFFPVELCSLVSLQRYTKALSTFQRASLVEKSRQKPQERMSVLRNALKINNYDAEPMLRSCGVSINSNFTQVDGRVLPTPKLKVGNGEDLYARNGRWNFNNKKLVEASKIEQWAVVNFSARCDVRALVRDLMKVGEMKGISVEPPFDVFEENPQFRRAPPHVRVEKMFEEIQGKLPGPPKFLLCLLPERKNCDVYGPWKRKNLSEFGVVTQCLSPTRVNDQYLTNVMLKINAKLGGLNSMLAGEQSSTIPLVSKVPTLILGMDVSHGSPGQSDVPSIAAVVSSRQWPLISRYRACVRTQSPRLEMIDSLFKRVSDSDDGIIREVLLDFYTSSGKRKPDQIIIFRDGVSESQFNQVLNIELNQIIEACKFLDEKWSPKFVVIVAQKNHHTKFFQPNSPDNVQPGTVIDNKVCHPRNYDFYLCAQAGMIGTTRPTHYHVLLDEVGFSPDDLQELVHSLSYVYQRSTTAISIVAPICYAHLAASQLGQWMKFEDASETSSSHNGTAPGGGPAVPQMPKLEEKVRNSMFFV comes from the exons ATGGATGCATCTGAAAAAACTGGTAATGGTGCTTCAGAAGAGCTGCCTCCTCCTCCACCTGTTCCGCCAAATGTTATTCCACTGAAAGCTGAATCCGAACAAGTTAAAAAGGCTCTACTTGTTCCAATGGCCAGACGAGGTATGGGATCAAGGGGAAATAAAGTCCCTGTCCTCACTAATCACTTCCAAGTGAAGGTGAACAGTCCCGATGGGTACTTCTTCCATTACAGT GTTGCCCTTTTTTACGAAGATGGTCGTCCTGTTGAAGGCAAGGGGATTGGTAGGAAAGTGCTTGATCGAGTCCAGGAGACCTATGATTCTGAGTTGGCTGGCAAACAATTTGCTTACGATGGAGAGAAAACGTTATTCACTGTGGGCCCTCTGCCTCGCAACAAACTTGAGTTTACTGTTGTCCTCGAGGACGCAACATCAAATCG GAACAATGGAAATGCTAGCCCAGGAAGGCATGACAGTCCTAATGAAAGTGATAGGAAAAGGATGCGCCGGCCCTACCATTCTAAAACAATGAAAGTCGAAATAAGTTTTGCTGCTAAAATTCCAATCCAGGCCATTGCAAATGCCTTGCGTGGCCAGGAGTCTGAAAACTCACAGGAAGCTTTAAGAGTGCTGGACATCATTTTAAGGCAACATGCTGCAAAACA AGGTTGCCTGCTGGTCCGCCAGTCATTCTTTCATAATGATacaaataattttactgatgtgGGAGGTGGCGTTCTTGGTTGCCGAGGGTTCCACTCCAGCTTCCGGGCAACTCAGAGTGGATTATCATTGAACATCG ATGTTTCAACAACTATGATTGTCCGACCTGGTCCCGTTGTAGACTTTTTGATTGCAAACCAAAATGTAAAAGATCCCTACTCAATTGACTGGGTAAAG GCCAAACGCGTGCTTAAGAATTTGAGAATTCGGGCGAGTCCTACTAACCAAGAGTTCAAGATTACTGGATTGAGCGAGAAGCCTTGCAAAGACCAAAC ATTCACGTTAAAGCAGAAAGGCAAGCATGGTGATGGTGAATGTGAAACAGTAGAAGTGACAGTTTATGATTACTTTGTCAACCAGAGGAACATGGACTTGCGATATTCTGCCGATTTACCTTGCATCAATGTGGGAAAACCAAAACGTCCAACCTTCTTCCCTGTTGAG TTATGCTCCTTGGTGTCGTTGCAACGCTATACAAAGGCTCTTTCCACCTTTCAAAGAGCTTCTTTGGTGGAGAAATCACGGCAGAAACCTCAAGAGAGAATGTCAGTTCTGAGAAAT GCATTGAAAATCAATAATTACGATGCTGAACCTATGCTTCGTTCTTGTGGCGTTTCCATCAACAGTAACTTTACACAGGTCGATGGCCGTGTTCTTCCAACCCCTAAG TTGAAAGTTGGTAATGGAGAAGATTTATATGCTCGTAATGGAAGATGGAATTTCAATAATAAG AAACTTGTTGAAGCAAGTAAGATAGAACAATGGGCTGTTGTAAACTTCTCTGCTCGGTGTGACGTACGTGCCTTAGTCAGAGATTTGATGAAAGTTGGAGAAATGAAAGGAATA AGCGTGGAACCTCCCTTCGATGTCTTTGAGGAAAATCCTCAGTTTAGAAGAGCTCCACCTCATGTAAGGGTGGAGAAAATGTTTGAGGAAATTCAGGGGAAGCTTCCAGGCCCTCCTAAATTCCTTCTTTGTCTACTTCCGGAGCGGAAAAACTGTGACGTCTACG GTCCCTGGAAACGAAAGAATCTTTCGGAATTTGGTGTTGTTACTCAATGCCTCTCTCCCACAAGAGTCAACGACCAGTATCTAACTAATGTCATGTTGAAAATAAATGCCAAG CTTGGTGGATTAAATTCAATGCTAGCTGGTGAGCAGTCCTCTACGATTCCACTGGTGTCTAAGGTTCCTACACTAATTCTTGGGATGGACGTATCTCATGGCTCACCTGGCCAGTCTGATGTCCCTTCAATTGCGGCG GTGGTTAGCTCGAGGCAGTGGCCCCTGATTTCTCGCTATAGAGCTTGTGTTCGCACACAATCACCAAGGCTCGAAATGATAGATTCTCTTTTTAAACGTGTGTCTGACTCTGATGATGGCATAATCAG GGAAGTTCTTTTGGATTTCTATACAAGTTCGGGGAAGAGAAAGCCTGATCAGATTATTATTTTCAG AGATGGTGTCAGTGAATCTCAGTTCAATCAAGTCCTGAATATTGAACTCAACCAAATTATTGAG GCGTGTAAGTTCCTTGATGAGAAGTGGTCACCAAAGTTTGTGGTAATTGTAGCTCAGAAGAACCACCACACCAAATTTTTTCAGCCAAATTCGCCAGATAACGTGCAGCCTG GTACGGTAATAGATAATAAAGTTTGTCATCCTAGGAACTATGACTTCTACTTGTGTGCACAGGCTGGAATGATT GGGACTACACGCCCAACTCACTATCATGTGTTGTTGGATGAGGTTGGTTTCTCACCTGATGATCTCCAGGAGCTGGTTCATTCCCTTTCTTATGT GTACCAACGAAGCACTACTGCTATATCCATTG TTGCTCCCATTTGCTACGCTCACTTGGCCGCTTCACAGTTAGGCCAATGGATGAAGTTCGAAGACGCGTCTGAGACATCTTCTAGCCACAATGGGACAGCGCCCGGTGGAGGGCCGGCTGTTCCCCAGATGCCCAAGTTGGAGGAGAAAGTCCGAAACTCTATGTTTTTTGTTTGA
- the LOC140823223 gene encoding calmodulin-7 — protein sequence MADQLTDDQISEFKEAFSLFDKDGDGCITTKELGTVMRSLGQNPTEAELQDMINEVDADGNGTIDFPEFLNLMARKMKDTDSEEELKEAFRVFDKDQNGFISAAELRHVMTNLGEKLTDEEVDEMIREADVDGDGQINYEEFVKVMMAK from the exons ATGGCGGACCAGCTGACAGACGACCAGATCTCCGAATTCAAGGAAGCCTTCTCTCTGTTCGACAAAGATGGCGACG GTTGTATCACTACCAAGGAGCTCGGTACTGTGATGCGCTCTTTAGGACAGAACCCAACAGAGGCTGAACTTCAGGATATGATCAACGAGGTTGATGCTGATGGTAATGGAACAATTGACTTTCCTGAGTTCCTCAACCTGATGGCTCGGAAAATGAAGGACACCGATTCCGAGGAGGAGCTGAAGGAAGCTTTCCGGGTTTTCGACAAGGACCAGAATGGCTTCATTTCTGCTGCAGAACTACGACACGTTATGACCAATCTTGGTGAGAAGCTCACTGATGAGGAGGTCGATGAGATGATCCGTGAAGCGGATGTGGATGGTGATGGGCAGATCAACTATGAGGAGTTTGTCAAGGTTATGATGGCCAAGTGA